From a region of the Terriglobia bacterium genome:
- a CDS encoding DUF1844 domain-containing protein, with amino-acid sequence MPEEKKSDFVVTDKRKFTTEGERREDTPREDTPPAPAEEAAPQHEAAAGSGGERSEMPPPPTAEEQQASKDAYADSRTKFGASPLAGRSPQEFEMTFERLVSSLYMSGAMALGGMQDEGGKAMVDIMGARQTIDTLAILADKTKGNLTAAEENLLHSCLFDLRMAYVQITNLIAQQGRGDNPPEKK; translated from the coding sequence ATGCCAGAAGAAAAGAAATCCGATTTCGTCGTCACCGACAAGCGCAAGTTCACCACAGAGGGCGAGCGGCGCGAGGACACGCCACGCGAAGACACGCCTCCCGCGCCCGCCGAAGAGGCTGCGCCGCAGCACGAGGCGGCTGCCGGCAGCGGTGGGGAGCGCAGTGAAATGCCTCCGCCGCCGACCGCCGAGGAGCAGCAGGCGAGCAAGGATGCTTACGCCGATTCGCGCACGAAGTTCGGAGCTTCGCCCCTCGCCGGCCGTTCACCCCAGGAGTTCGAGATGACTTTCGAGCGCCTGGTCAGCTCGCTCTACATGAGCGGAGCGATGGCTCTGGGCGGCATGCAGGATGAGGGCGGCAAGGCCATGGTGGACATCATGGGGGCGCGCCAGACCATCGATACGCTCGCCATCCTCGCCGATAAGACCAAGGGCAACCTCACCGCCGCCGAGGAGAACCTGCTCCACAGCTGCCTCTTCGATCTGCGCATGGCCTACGTCCAGATCACCAACCTGATCGCGCAGCAGGGCCGCGGAGACAACCCGCCGGAGAAGAAATGA
- a CDS encoding 3-isopropylmalate dehydrogenase codes for MGRTERKKIAAVPGDGIGKEVVAEAMKVVRATSAPVEFTEFDWSADRYLKDGTTIPADGFTMLARDFDAILVGALGDPRVPSNIHAKEILLGMRFKMDLYVNLRPVKLLDESLCPLKNMTPEDVDFVVVRENTEGPYVDVGSVQKQGTADEVATQEDRNTRKGVERIIRYAFEYARKHGRKKVLMTDKSNVMTYAGGLWQRTFKQAAREYSDIQAHHMYVDALCMHMVRDPRQFDVIVTNNMFGDIITDLAAGLQGGLGMAPSGNIHPGRTSMFEPVHGSAPSFAGKNIANPIGAILTAAMMLDFLGLTKEAERINNAVLAAVREKKTTQDIGGKLGTLEAGDWIAGKV; via the coding sequence GTGGGTCGAACTGAGAGGAAAAAAATCGCCGCAGTTCCGGGTGACGGCATCGGCAAGGAGGTCGTCGCCGAGGCCATGAAGGTGGTGCGCGCGACGAGTGCGCCGGTCGAGTTCACCGAATTCGATTGGAGCGCCGACCGCTACCTGAAGGATGGCACCACCATCCCGGCGGACGGTTTCACGATGCTGGCGAGGGACTTCGACGCCATCCTGGTGGGGGCGCTGGGCGATCCGCGCGTGCCCTCGAATATCCACGCCAAAGAGATCCTGCTCGGCATGCGCTTCAAGATGGACCTGTACGTGAACCTGCGCCCGGTGAAACTGCTGGACGAATCCCTCTGCCCGCTGAAGAACATGACGCCCGAGGACGTGGACTTCGTCGTGGTCCGGGAGAACACGGAGGGGCCGTACGTGGATGTCGGGAGCGTGCAGAAGCAGGGAACTGCGGACGAGGTCGCCACCCAGGAGGATCGCAACACGCGCAAGGGCGTAGAACGCATCATCCGCTACGCTTTCGAGTACGCCCGCAAGCACGGGCGCAAGAAAGTCCTGATGACCGACAAGTCGAACGTAATGACCTACGCCGGCGGCCTGTGGCAGCGAACGTTCAAGCAAGCCGCCAGGGAGTATTCCGACATCCAGGCGCACCACATGTACGTGGACGCGCTGTGTATGCACATGGTGCGCGATCCGAGGCAGTTCGACGTGATCGTGACTAACAACATGTTCGGCGACATCATCACAGACCTCGCGGCGGGACTACAGGGCGGGCTGGGGATGGCACCGAGCGGGAACATCCATCCCGGGCGGACGTCCATGTTCGAGCCGGTGCATGGGTCGGCTCCTTCGTTCGCGGGCAAGAACATCGCGAATCCGATCGGCGCCATCCTGACGGCGGCGATGATGCTCGACTTTCTGGGTCTGACCAAGGAAGCCGAGCGCATCAACAACGCGGTGCTGGCGGCAGTCCGCGAGAAGAAGACGACGCAGGATATCGGCGGAAAGCTGGGTACGCTGGAAGCAGGAGATTGGATCGCAGGGAAAGTCTGA
- a CDS encoding folate-binding protein — protein MPSTTLTEKLRTSGARIAAFNGAETAAVFSEATAEFAALRAGAGVFDLGWRGKLLLTGADRQKWLNGMVTNNIRDLAVGIGTYNFLLNAQGHILGDMYLYNRGDYVLLDTDASQAAKLRESLDRFIIMDDVEISDASDKLTAIGLLGPKAREVMATAGITAPELQPLQVHDTVWLDAGITVVATDHGGYEIWLAHANAGKLWDALMAAGATPVGSDALELWRIAQGIPRYGQDIRERDLPQETGQMRALNFIKGCYVGQEIVERIRSRGAVHRHFTGFEIDGPVPAPGTKLQANGKDVGEITSVATLPGGRTLALGYIRREAGGPGTAATAGSAEVRIAELPFVLEPVLKV, from the coding sequence ATGCCTTCCACTACCCTGACGGAGAAGCTGCGGACCTCTGGAGCCCGTATCGCCGCGTTCAATGGCGCGGAGACCGCGGCTGTCTTCAGCGAAGCGACCGCAGAATTTGCCGCTCTGCGCGCAGGCGCCGGCGTCTTTGACCTCGGCTGGCGCGGCAAGCTGCTGCTCACCGGCGCCGACCGCCAGAAATGGCTGAACGGCATGGTGACGAACAACATCCGCGACCTGGCCGTCGGCATAGGCACTTACAACTTTCTGCTCAACGCCCAGGGACACATCCTCGGCGACATGTACCTTTACAACCGCGGCGACTACGTCCTGCTCGACACGGACGCGTCGCAGGCTGCCAAGCTCAGGGAGTCGCTCGACCGGTTCATCATCATGGACGACGTCGAGATCTCCGACGCCAGCGACAAGCTGACCGCGATCGGCCTGCTGGGGCCGAAAGCGCGCGAGGTGATGGCAACAGCGGGGATCACGGCGCCGGAACTTCAGCCGCTGCAAGTGCACGACACCGTCTGGCTCGACGCCGGGATCACGGTTGTGGCCACCGACCACGGCGGCTACGAGATCTGGCTGGCACACGCCAACGCGGGAAAGCTCTGGGACGCGCTGATGGCAGCGGGCGCCACGCCCGTCGGCAGCGACGCACTCGAACTCTGGCGCATCGCGCAAGGCATTCCGCGCTATGGCCAGGACATTCGCGAGCGCGACCTGCCCCAGGAAACCGGGCAGATGCGTGCCCTGAATTTCATCAAGGGCTGCTACGTCGGCCAGGAGATCGTGGAGCGTATCCGCTCGCGTGGCGCGGTCCATCGCCACTTCACCGGCTTTGAGATCGACGGTCCCGTCCCCGCTCCCGGAACAAAGTTACAGGCCAACGGCAAGGATGTGGGCGAGATCACCAGCGTCGCAACACTTCCCGGTGGCAGAACTCTCGCCCTCGGCTACATCCGCCGCGAAGCTGGCGGTCCGGGAACCGCAGCGACTGCTGGTAGTGCAGAAGTCCGCATTGCCGAATTGCCTTTCGTACTCGAACCGGTTCTCAAGGTCTGA
- a CDS encoding tetratricopeptide repeat protein, whose amino-acid sequence MQGDLKEAIALYTRSIETFPTAEAYTFRGWTYSFLGDYDRAIAECLRAIEVDPALGNPYNDIGAYLIEQNKWEESIPWFQRAMHAARYQARCYPHMNLGRVYEKKRDWKRAKECYARACFLNPHYPEARMALRRLQAAFN is encoded by the coding sequence ATGCAGGGCGACCTCAAGGAGGCCATCGCCCTCTACACCCGCTCCATCGAGACCTTCCCCACCGCCGAGGCCTACACGTTCCGCGGCTGGACCTACTCGTTCCTTGGCGATTACGACCGCGCCATCGCCGAATGCCTGCGGGCTATCGAGGTAGACCCCGCCCTGGGCAATCCCTACAACGACATCGGCGCCTACCTCATCGAGCAGAACAAGTGGGAGGAGTCCATTCCCTGGTTCCAGAGAGCCATGCACGCGGCCCGGTACCAGGCCCGCTGCTATCCCCACATGAACCTCGGTCGGGTCTACGAGAAGAAGCGCGACTGGAAGCGCGCCAAGGAATGCTACGCCCGGGCCTGCTTCCTGAATCCCCACTACCCAGAGGCACGGATGGCGCTCCGCCGCCTGCAAGCGGCATTCAACTAG